In Osmerus eperlanus chromosome 17, fOsmEpe2.1, whole genome shotgun sequence, a single genomic region encodes these proteins:
- the LOC134037446 gene encoding protein mono-ADP-ribosyltransferase PARP11-like has product MWSVKKERFPGVECMDTTESPWQWFYLADCGRWHKFEEDQAISLTSQDTERHYLRDSKGVLQISASRGCTRVDFSTMLQTDVPTGRQRRIQRSCSTNTNPGCSCFTSPPVFWETADPTLPYQVFPLNKDTPEYKTVADYVENDGLLKRHIQSICRIQNSDLWEFYCRKKIQLARIQGAADVKEKRLFHGTSVDNIHTICTYNFDCRLAGTTAHVYGKGTYFAKYASYANKYSPWNLKPWTVFGRAPQDFLCERTKVIFLARVIVGKMTTGKQHYSKPDHKSATNYHESCVDDIQNPQIFVIFDSNQIYPEYLIQYY; this is encoded by the exons atgtggagtgtTAAAAAAGAACGTTTCCCAGGTGTGGAGTGCATGGATACAACCGAGAGTCCATGGCAGTGGTTTTACCTGGCTGATTGTGGAAGGTGGCATAAGTTTGAG GAAGACCAGGCGATatccctgaccagccaggaTACTGAGAGGCATTACTTGAGAGACTCAAAGGGAGTTCTTCAGATATCCGCAAGCAGAGGATGCACCAGGGTGGATTTCTCAA CGATGCTACAAACTGATGTGCCAACAGGAAGGCAAAGACGAATCCAAAGATCCTGTAGTACAAACACAAATCCAGG GTGTAGTTGTTTTACCTCTCCGCCAGTGTTCTGGGAAACGGCAGATCCCACACTTCCTTACCAG GTCTTCCCTCTGAACAAAGACACACCGGAgtataaaacagtggcagactATGTGGAGAATGACGGGTTGCTGAAGAGACATATTCAATCAATCTGTAGAATTCAGAACTCGGATCTCTGGGAATTCTACTGTAG GAAGAAGATACAATTGGCTCGAATTCAAGGAGCTGCAGACGTTAAGGAAAAAAGATTGTTTCATGGAACCAGTGTCgacaacatacacacaatttGCACTTACAACTTTGACTGCAGGTTAGCTGGAACCACTGCTCATGTTTACGGCAAAG GAACATACTTTGCAAAATATGCATCGTACGCTAATAAGTACAGCCCGTGGAACCTGAAGCCATGGACAGTCTTTGGTCGTGCACCCCAAGACTTCTTGTGTGAGCGGACCAAAGTAATTTTCCTAGCTCGAGTTATCGTGGGGAAGATGACTACTGGAAAACAACATTACTCCAAGCCAGATCACAAAAGTGCAACAAACTACCATGAAAGCTGTGTAGACGACATACAAAATCCCCAAATCTTTGTTATCTTTGACTCCAATCAGATATACCCAGAGTACTTGATTCAGTACTACTAG